In Corvus cornix cornix isolate S_Up_H32 chromosome 4A, ASM73873v5, whole genome shotgun sequence, one genomic interval encodes:
- the LPAR4 gene encoding lysophosphatidic acid receptor 4 gives MGNHSNNHTCLTDDSFKYNLYGAVYSVVFILGLITNCASLFVFLFRMKMRSETAIFMTNLAVSDLLFVFTLPFKIFYNFNRHWPFGDSLCKISGTAFLTNIYGSMLFLTCISVDRFLAIVYPFRSRTIRTRRNSAIVCAGVWILVLSGGISASLFSTTNVSNTSTTCFEGFSKRIWKTYLSKITIFIEVVGFIIPLLLNLTCSSLVLRTLRKPATLSQIGTNKEKVLKMIIVHVAIFVVCFVPYNSILFLYALVRSQAIANCSLERFARTMYPITLCIATLNCCFDPFIYYFTSESFQKSFNIKTQIKMDSLFKTEMPLTKTALPAPQDEISDQAITNGGDPTSESHF, from the coding sequence ATGGGAAACCACAGCAACAACCATACCTGCCTGACAGATGATTCCTTCAAGTACAACCTGTACGGAGCCGTGTACAGCGTGGTCTTCATCCTTGGCTTGATCACAAACTGTGCCtccctctttgttttcctcttccgGATGAAGATGCGGAGCGAGACGGCCATTTTCATGACCAACCTGGCAGTTTCAGACTTGCTTTTCGTGTTCACTTTGCCCTTTAAGATTTTTTACAACTTCAACAGGCACTGGCCCTTCGGGGACAGCCTGTGCAAGATCTCGGGCACGGCGTTCCTCACCAACATCTACGGGAGCATGCTGTTCCTCACCTGCATCAGCGTGGATCGCTTCCTGGCCATCGTGTATCCCTTCCGCTCCCGCACCATCCGCACCAGGAGGAATTCTGCCATCGTCTGTGCCGGCGTTTGGATCCTGGTCCTCAGCGGCGGAATTTCAGCCTCGCTGTTCTCCACGACCAACGTGTCCAACACCAGCACCACCTGTTTCGAAGGGTTCTCCAAAAGGATCTGGAAAACCTACCTGTCCAAGATCACCATATTTATTGAGGTGGTGGGATTCATCATCCCTCTGCTGCTCAACCTCACGTGCTCCTCGCTGGTTCTCCGGACTTTACGGAAGCCGGCCACCCTGTCCCAGATTGGGACGAACAAGGAGAAAGTGCTGAAGATGATCATTGTGCACGTGGCCATTTTCGTTGTGTGCTTTGTCCCCTACAACTCCATCCTGTTCCTGTACGCGCTCGTACGCTCCCAGGCCATTGCCAACTGCTCCCTGGAGAGGTTTGCCAGGACCATGTATCCCATCACGTTGTGCATCGCCACCCTCAACTGCTGCTTTGACCCCTTCATCTACTACTTCACCTCTGAGTCCTTCCAGAAGTCCTTCAACATCAAAACCCAGATCAAAATGGATTCTCTTTTCAAGACGGAGATGCCGCTCACAAAGACGGCGCTGCCGGCGCCGCAGGATGAGATCAGTGATCAGGCCATCACCAACGGAGGAGATCCCACATCTGAATCCCATTTCTAG